TTGGTCGGACTTAGTTCGCCCGGGGCATGGCCCGGGGTCGTAGCGCCCATGTTCACGCCGGACCAAAATCGCGGCCGCCAACCCGCCCCGTCGTATACCTCCAAATGCCCTTCCTTCGCGGCGGAGACGATCTTCACTCCTCCCTCCTCGTACACCGGTACGGTGGAGGCGGGAACGTTTTTCTCTCCGCCGGTCATTTCCTTTCGAACCGCTCCCCCCCATAACCAAAACGCGGCGCAAGCCGCAGCAATGGCAAGAAGGACCAAAATGACAAGGCCGGACAAAATGTTTTTTTTCACCGAAATGACGCGCATGGTACCCTCCCCTGTCTTCATTGCGCCTTAGCCTGCGCTCCTTTGTTTTCCACGCAAAGGGTCGTGCCCGATTTGATCAGCGTCACCTTCTCGCTGCTGCAGGAGAGCGGCGTTTCCTCGGTAAACCGAATGCCGTACGTTTTGAGCCGCTCCCGGTTGGACCAGCTGTACGTAAATTCGGCTTTTACCGGCTGAGGCGCCGATTGCAGCTGCGCCAGTTGGCCGCGAAGCTCCTCGCTCCAAGCCCACTGCTTCGACGTGTACGTTGCGCCGACGAGCAGCGTATTTACCGCAAGGACGACAGTGAGCGCCGCGCCCGCTCCTCGCAGCATCCGGCTGTCGCTGAAGCAGAATGCGAGCCAAGCGCCGACAAGCGGTACTGCCCACAGCTGAGGCACATACCGCGCCCACCAGGCCGCGGGGTTGATGAAGGAAGAAGCGGCGAGCACGGCGATGACTCCGACGGCGGCCAAGGTGATGCCGGGCCGTTTGCGGAACGCCAGTGCCAATACGATCAATGCGAGTACAATCGCACCGCTGAACAGAGGACCGAAGCCGGCTACCGCCACGTCCGTTTCCGCGTAGGTGGGAAGATCTTTCGCGCTGAATGTAAACGGCCATTGGAAGCGTGTCGGCTTCTTTTCCGTGCTGTTGCCCATCGGCTCGGCGAAGTAGGAGGCGACAGCCTGCTCAAAGCGGTTCATCCGCTCCAGATTGCGCGGCGTAAAGTTCTTCACGACGTCGATGGCGTTTTCCCCGGCGAGCGGATAAAAGGGATGCCCGTCCCGGACCGTATTGGTGACGTACGGGTTATAGCCGAAAAGCAGCACGCTGGCCAGTCCCCCGAGCGCCGCCACGCGAAAAAGCCGCTTCAGCACGGTGAATTGCTCGCTCATGTACAGCGCAGCAAGCAGTCCTACAGTCAGCACTCCCGCGTAGCCGATGGCGGTAAATTTCACATTCATCGTCATGATCATCGTCAGCGTGTATACCGACAGCAGCAGCCAGCCAGACCGGGCAACAATCAAACACCCTAAAGCAAGAAGACAGAGCAGCAGCGAGCCGATAAGCCCGTCGACGTAAAAGGTGAACGACTGGTACACGCTGACCGGATTGAGTGCCAGCAGCAGCGCTACGACCGGTGCGGCAGCTCGGCTTTGAGGCCTTAAGACCAGCAGAGCGGCCAGGCTGAGCATGGCGGAAGCCGCCATCGCCAGCAGGTTGATGACCTTGCTGTGCTCAAGCAGTCCGGTCGCCTTGTAGATGGACGCAGCGGCAATTTCGGCTGCTTTGGCGTAATGATTGATCCAGATGCTTTGTCCCGTCGGCAGATCGATCGGCTGATCGTAAACCGGATTCCAGCCTTCGGCCAGATGAATGATCGCTTCTTGATGGTAAGACTGCCCGTCGTAGGACAAATCGTAAAACATCCCGCATACCATGAAGGCGCATATAAACAAGATAACGGACAGTACGGCCGAAACGGCGAATACGTTTGTCTGCCCTTCCTCCGCCAGCTTCATGGAGGAGATCCGGCAGATCAGGACTGCTGCCCCTGCCGCCAGCCATAAGTCCGCCTTCATGATCGGCAGTCCGAGAAGAAACAGCAGCGACGGCACCATAAAAGCGGCGGCTACGAAAGTGAGCAGCGTGATTCCGGTGACCAAACTTATGGATACGATACGGTTTTTCATCAGCAACTCCCCACATCCGATTTTTTGATGATCCAGGACGCCGATTGGTCGCGCCTTGGTTTATGTATCTGCCCTAGACGAGCAGCCGAGAGGCGACGAAGCCAAGCAGCATTCCCAGCGCAAGACCGCCCGACACCTCCAGCCGGGTATGTCCCTGCCTCTCCCTCAGCTTCTTTGTTTCCGCAGCGGCTGAGATTTCGAGCGTCAGCGCGTTGATTCGTTCGGCACTCTCTCCAACGGCACGGCGAATGCCGACCGCATCGATCATGACGATAAACGTCAAGGCGACGGCAAGGCCGAACAGAGGCGTACTCCAGCCTTGATCGAAGCCCGTCAGCATCGCGACTGACGAAACGACCGCCGTGTGCGTGCTCGGAAAGCCGCCGTTGCCGATCAGCTTCCGGGCTTCCTGCCCGTGTCGGATAGTGTTTATCGCATACTTGAGCGTTCCCGATGCAAGCCAGGCAATGAAAGGCAGCAGCGGGTACAGCAAACCTGAACTTATTTGCAACTGCATAGGACCTTCTTTCCCCCTTTCCGATTACGCGCGCGCAATAAGCAAAACGCCGAAGGAGATGAAGGCGGCGCCGAACCATTTTTGCATCGACAACGATTCCTGAAACAATGCATAACCGAGCACCATGACCACAATATACCCGAGACTGACCATCGGATAAGCGGTGCTGAGCGGAAATCTCCTGAGCGCGAATAACCAGAACACCGAGCTTAACCCGTAACAGGCAAGCCCTGCCGCAACGGGCCAACAAGCGGCCACCGCGGACCAGGTCAACCATCCGCTGCCGGCCGGCCTGGAGACGCTGACCCCCCATTTCATCAATACTTGTCCCGCAGCGCCAAGCGCAACGGAAACGATCAACCATACATAGTGGATCACCGCAGCTTCCCCCCCTTACAAAAACAGCAAAATGCAGACGACGGAAAACCCGTATAACACCACGGTCAGCAAAATATGCTTATCCTCGAGCAGCAGCTTCTCCGGACGCCCGCCCTTGCCTTCCATATGAATTAAATACAAGTACCGAAACAATCCGTACAGCACAAAAATAAGCGTCCACATCAGATGGATCGTATGCCCCGCGGTGAAAGTAAACAGCGCATAACTCATGATGGTCGCTGTCGTCACGACAACCGACATTTGATTCAGCATCTCCATCGAATACGATTCCAGCACTTTTCGGTGCGAGCCCGAGCCGCTTTGCATCAATGCAAGCTCGTGCCTGCGTTTGCCGATGGCCAGAAATAAAGCGAGCAGCATCGTGCAAAGCAGAAACCATGGCGTAAGCGGCACGCCGATCACCAGCCCTCCGCCTACCGCGCGAAGCACGAACCCGGACGCTACGATGATGAGATCGATGATCACGACATGCTTGAGCTTCAGCGAATACAGCACATTGACGGCAAAATAAACGGACAGCACGCAGCCGAAAGCAAACTGAAACCGGAACGCGAGAAGCAGGCAGCACGCAAGCAGGACGAAGCCAAACAGCAGTGCGGTCTGCGGATGGATTGCGCCGGACGCCAGCGGCCGGTATTTTTTCTCCGGATGCATCCGGTCGCGTTCGCGGTCGACGAAATCGTTCAGCACATACACGCAGCTGGAAACGAGGCAGAACAGGACGAAGCCGGCCAATGCTTGTCCGAGCATGGCCATATTCGCTTGCCGGATGGAAAAGATCAGGGCGGCGAATACGAGCAAATTTTTCGTCCACTGCCGGGGTCGCATCAGAGCCAAAAAACGGAGCGGAACCGGCCGGGCTCCCCAGCCGTCCAGCTTGACGTGCACTTTGGTTTGGGACATGAGCAAACCTCCTAAGATTTTTTTTTGCGCCAGCAAAAAACTGACTTCGTAAGCATTCGCTTAGTTTTTTGACGCCGGCGAAAAACCGATTTTGTAAGCATTCGATTCATTTTTTGCGCCGGCAAAACAGCCTTCTTTAAGACGTGTTTTTATTTTGAGTGACGAGGCGGCCTAATCGGGTGCCGGACAGCCCCTCGTCCGGAATTCATTATAACGAACAAAATATTCTTTATAAAGAACAATATTCGGTTGTATTTTGGAGTATTTGGAAGAATAATTGCGTTTTTTGTTCGTTAACATGAATTAATTCGATTTTCTACATTTTTATTTTAACTTTTTTTGCGTTATACTTCTCACATGTGTTCGTTATACAGAACACACACTATCAATCGACCTATTGGAAAAGAGGAGGAGTAAGCATGTGCGGCATTGTCGGCTATATCGGCAAACGGGATTCGCAAGGCATCTTGCTCGGCGGATTAAAAAAATTGGAATACCGCGGATACGATTCCGCCGGAGTGGCTATTCACACGAAAACAGGGCTGGAACTCCGCAAGTCGAAAGGAAGAATCAGCGAGCTCGAAACGAGGCTTGAGGCGCAGCCGTTGTCCGGATTCGCCGGCATCGGCCATACCCGCTGGGCTACCCACGGAAAGCCTTCGGATGCGAATTCGCATCCGCACACCGATAACGAGATGAACATTTCCGTCGTACATAACGGCATCATCGAAAATCACCTGCAGCTGAAGGCGGAGCTGGAGCAGCTCGGGTACCGTTTTGTCTCGGAAACCGACACTGAAGTCATCTCGCATTTGATCGCGCATCATTATAAAGGGGATTTGCCCGAAGCCGTCCGGAAGGCTGTCAGCCATTTAAGGGGCGCTTACGCGATTGCGGTGCTTTCTGCGCACGAGCCGGACAAGCTGATTGCGGTCCGCTGGGCGAGCCCGCTCATCATCGGCGTCGGCGAAGGCGAAAATTTCATCGGCTCCGACATCCCGGCCATTTTGGAGCATACCCGCAGCGTTTATATTTTGAATGACGGCGAAATGGCCGTGCTCACCAGAGACAACGTCGAGCTGATGACGCTGGAGGGCAATTTTATCGCCAAGCAGCTGCTGCGCATTGAATGGGACTTCGTAATGGCGGAGAAAGGCGGCTACGACACGTTTATGCTTAAAGAAATTCATGAGCAGCCGCGCGCTTATCGGGATACGATGCGAGGCAGGCTGCTCGAAGGAACGGGAATTTCCTTTCCCGGCACATCGCTGTCCGCCCGGCAAATTCGCGGGGTGAAGCACATTCATATCGTCGCCTGCGGGACGGCTTATCACGCGGCCCTTATCGGCAAACAGGTGATTGAACGTCTGACCCGCATTCCGGTCGAAGTCGATCTCGCTTCCGAATACAGGTACCGGATGCCGGTGATCGGCGCGAATACGCTGGTTATTGCGGTCAGCCAGTCTGGGGAAACCGCGGATACGCTGGCCGCCATGCGCGAGGCGAAGCTGGCCGGCGCACGCGTGCTGGCCATCACAAACGTGATAGGCAGCTCGGTTGCCCGCGAAGCGGACGATATCTTGTTCACGCACGCCGGCCCGGAAATCGCGGTCGCTTCGACTAAAGCCTACAGCTCGCAGCTGATCGCCTTTTATATGCTCGGCCTGTTCATGGCACGTTCGCTCAACACGATAGACCGGGCCGCGCTTACCGAGATGATTGCGATGCTGGAGCGGCTGCCCTATCAAGTAGAGCGGCTGCTCGAAGACAAAGAATCGATCCGGCGCATCGCCGAACGGATCTCGGGCCGGGAGCATCTGTTTTTTATCGGCCGCGGACTCGATTACAGCCTGGCTATGGAAGCATCGCTCAAGCTGAAGGAAATCTCATATATCCATTCGGAGGCGTATGCCGCCGGCGAGCTGAAGCACGGGTCTTTGGCGCTCATCGAAGAAGGAACTCCGGTCATCGCGCTGGCCACCCAGGAGCTGCTGCTGGAGAAAACCGCCAGCAACATCAAGGAAGTGAAGGCACGCGGGGCTTATGTCATCGCACTCACTCTGGAAGGTAATGAGGAGCTTGAAAAAACGGCCGATCAAGTCATATACGTGCCGCGCACGTACTCCCTGTTTACCCCGTCCGTCGCAGTTGTGCCGCTGCAGCTGCTCGCCTATTATGCGGCTTCGATTCGGGGCCACGATGTGGACAAGCCCCGCAATCTGGCCAAAAGCGTCACCGTCGAGTAGCCTTCGGCAGGCTAAAGTCAGGAGGAGGAGAAACCATATGTGGATGGAACCGTACGATCAGGCCGCCTCCGTGCTGAACGCCTTAAGCATCACTGTCGCCGGCGGCTTCTGCGCTCTGTTTGTGCTTAGAGCCAGGCGCAGGGCCGATGCGGAGCGGATAAAGACAAGCCTGGAAAAACATAAAAATTATTTCGCTTATCTCAGCATGAGCTTAGGCAGCACGGATGCGCTGCTCCCTCCACCCGGCCGGCTGACCCCCGCCGATTTAAAAGCGATCCAGATCAAGCTGCTGGAATGGATGGAAACGATCGGCGGCGAGTACCGGGACCAGCTTACCGACCTTTGCCGGGATCTCGGACTCGTGGAACTAGAGCGCAAGCGGCTTCGCAGCGCGAGACACGGAGTGCGCCTGGAAGCCGCTTATCGTTTGGGCATGATGCGGGCGGCGGAATGCACCGGCGAGCTGCTGCAGCTTCTGGAGAGGGAAGCCGGCGAATCGACCGCGTTTGTGGTCGGGCGAGCGGCTGCCAAATGCGCCGAAACGCTCGACGATTTGCGCCGTGTGCTGCTTCTGCTTACCGAACACCATCCGGAAGCTCATCAGTTGATCGCCGATATCGCCGCCTCCTCTTCCTTGGACCCTGCCCCGCTTTTTACCGAGCTGCTGGCCAAGGAAGACTGTGAAGCGCATCTTATCGTCGCTTTGACAGGACTTTCCGGACGGAACGATCCGGAAGTGGCGGGCGCCGTTCTACGTTTGATCGACTCCGGGTATAAGGAAGTTCGCATCAAAGCGGCGAAGGTGTATCTCCAGGTCGCCCATCCGCTGACGCCGGGGCGGATCGGCGAACTCATTCGCCATCCCGACTGGGAAATTCGCGCGGCGGCGGTCAAAGCAGTCGGCCGGCTGCAGCTTGATGCGCATATCGGGGTGCTGACCGATTGTCTGGGAGACGCCGAATGGTGGGTGCGCTACTACAGCGCCGAAAGCTTGTCCCGGCTCGGGCCTGCCGGGTTTGAAGCGCTTTGCGAAGCCGCCTGCGGCGGCGAAAACGCCGCCTCCCTCGACTTCGTGCGGGAGACCGTGCAGGAGGAGCTGAGCCGCGCCAAAGCTCTCGTCCCGCAGGACACACGGCAAACGGCTTCATACGATCGGCTGTTTTTCATCTATCAGCGCAAACGCAGAGGGGCCGGCGTGAACCGGGCGGAAGTCCAGACCCGGGGCCGATTGGCGGAGAGGGGGCCCCAATGAGATCGTTACTGCTTAGTTACGGAATCGTCGCCACTTATTTGATCATCGGGTCCGGCTTATTATATTTGTTCATTCTTGCCGTTTCGTATCGGAAGATGCTTTCCATGGTCAAAAGCGCCGCCAATTCGCGGTTCCGGGAGCTCGCAGGCTCGGAATACGTTACGCCCGTATCGATCCTCGTTCCTTCATATAATGAGGAGCTGACGATTATCGGGAGTCTGCAATCTTTAATGACGCTGGAGTTTCCCGTGTATGAAATTGTTGTAATCAACGACGGCTCGACCGATCGGACGCTGGAGGTGCTGATCGAAACGTTTGATCTGAAGCCCGGCCGTTTGTCCGGCTTCCGCCCTCTCGTGCCGTCCCGGGAAATCCGCTGCGTCTACCGAAGCCCCCTCTACCCCGGGCTCGTCGTTATCGATAAGGCGAACGGCGGCAAGGCGGACGCGTTGAACGCAGGCATCAATGTATGCCAATATCCGCTCGTCGCCACGATCGATGCGGACAGTCTGTTGGAAAAAGACGCGTTGATCCGATTGGTGAAAGTGTATATGGAAAATCCCGAACAGCATATCGCCGTCGGAGGCAATGTGCGCATCGCCAACGGAAGCTCCATCGAAGACGGCCGCGTGCTGTCGGTCCGGATGTCGAATAATTGGCTTCCGGCCATGCAATACGTCGAATATGTAAAAGCTTTCCTCGGCGGCCGCATCGGCTGGAGCGCCATCAACGGCCTGCTGATCGTTTCGGGAGCCTTCGGGCTGTTCCGCAAAGATATGTTGGTCATGGTCGGCGGCTACGAAGAGGGATGCCCCGGCGAGGACATGAACATTGTGATGAAGCTCCATAAGTATATGCTCGACCGCGGCTTGCCCTACCGGATCCTGTTTTGCCCGGATGCCGTCTGCTGGACGCAGGCGCCCGACTCGCTTCGGGTTCTCGGCGCCCAGCGCCGCCGCTGGATTCGCGGCAGCTTGTGGAACGTGAGCCGGTTTCGCTCGATGCTGTTCATCCCGAAGTACAAAGTCATCGGATGGCTGGCCCTTCCGTATACGATTGTTTATGAAATATTAAATCCGTTCGTCCGCCTATCCGGGCTGGCCGCGCTGGCCGGATACGTGCTGCTGGATATGACGCAGCTGCCGATTTTGCTCGCTTTTCTGCTCGTCAACCTGCTGATCGGCATGGCTTTTACATGCGGGTCCTTATTGATTGAGGAAGCGGCTTCCCGCAGCTCCATCCGAACGTACGATGTGCTCAAAATGATCGCGCTGTCGGCGTTGATGGCGCTCGGCTACGACCAGATCAATGCGCTGTGGAAGCTGCTCGGTTTGTGGGATTACGCGCGCCGCAACAACGCCTGGGGCAACATGGTGCGCCGCAGCTGGAGCGAGGAAGCGGCGCATTCAAGCGGTGCTCCCGGCTCGCAAACGCAAACCACCGAAGCCCGGGCCGTCTGACGGCGGCCCTATACCAAAGAAATGGAGAGTGAATAACGATGAATACTGCGAATACGGTGTTAGCGGAAAATAGTATATCCAAACGTCTTTACGCCCGCATGAACAATATGCTGCAAGCGGCCGGCTCTTGGACGGAAAGCTGCGGAGTCATTGCGGCGGCAGCGCACAGCGTCGACTCGGGCACGCTTCAGGAATTGGAATCGCGTCTGAATCTTGCGGGCGAAAATCCGGGCGTTGTCGCCGCTTACGAAGCGGATGCCAACCTGCTGCTTATCCTTCTTCCCGGACAAGCTTTGGCATACACGCATTTCGCAGCGCTGTCGGTGAAAGCATTACTTCAGGAAGCCGGTCTGCCGGCGGGAGGAATGGCCATAGCCTGCTTCTCCGAGAGCGCTCCGGCAACGGAACCGGATTTAAACGAATTCCTATCGCTGCTGAACGGAATGGATCAGGAGGAAATCGCCGTTTATGACGGCCCCCTTTCCTCCCCAGCGACTCCGACGGTCGTGATGATCGATCCGAACGCCGATTTGCTCGAATTCCTCAACGTCCGGCTGGGACGGCAAGGTTATGACGTCCGTCCGGCGCAGGACGGCAAGGAAGGACTTCGGCTCGTAGAATCGGTTCGACCGGATCTCGTCATCACGGAGCTGACGCTGCCGGCGCTCGACGGTTACCAGGTGATTCAGCGCATCCGGAAATCCCAGAGCCGGTCATGCAAAGTCGTCGTGCTGACCGACCTTTCCGTCGAACAGCATATTTGCAAATGCTTCGAGCTGGGTGCCGCCGATGTGATCAAAAAACCGTTCTCTCCGATGGAGCTTGAAGCTCGTCTCCGGCGGCTGCTTGCTTAACCAACCTTGACGATTAAAGGAGTCTCAGCCCATGAAGGCAAACACCTCACCCGTCTCCTGGCTGCTTCGTCTTGCCGCCGTGGCCGCCGCTTTTTTCCTGGTATGGCACTACTGACCCGCGAGCAAAGTGGAGAGCATCCGAAACGAAGACGGAACTCAGATCAAATTCCGTACGAAGGGCGATCGCATCGAGAAGTATGACGGACAGCGATGGACCCCCTTTTTTGTTAAAGGAGTCAACGTGGGTGCTGCTCTTCCGGGGCATGACCCGGGCGAACTGCCGATCAGCAAGGAAACGTACATGCAGTGGTTCGGACAAATTCAAGAGCTCGGCGCCGATACGATTCGGGTGTATACGATTTTGTCCCCGATTTTTTATCAGGCGCTGGTGGAATACAACGAGCGCCACGCAGACTCGCCGCTTTATTTTATTCAGGGAGTATGGACTCCGGAAGATGAGCTGATCGATAAAAAGGACGCTTATCTCGAGAGCATTTACAGCGAATTTCAGAAGGAGATCACCCTCGCCGTGGGAGCGGTTTACGGAACCGTCGACATTCCGGAACGGTTCGGCAAGGCGAGCGGCTCCTACCGGTATAACGCCGGACCTTATTTGCTGGCCTGGCATATCGGAACGGAATGGGATCCGATGATGGTGCAAAGCACGAACGAGAAGCATAAGGACAAGACAGGCTTTCAAGGCTCCTACGTTTCCGCCGCCCCGGCCGCATCCCCCTTCGAAAACTGGCTCGCGGAAATGCTCGACCATTTGGCGGTGCAGGAATCGCAGAACGGATGGAAACATCCGCTGACGTTCACCAATTGGGTAACTACCGATCCGCTGAAGCATCCCGGGGAAAATCTCGTTCAAGAAGATATGGTCAGCGTCGACGCGGCCCATCTGGAGATACGGGACTGGCCGGCAGGATACTTTGCCTCCTTTCACGCATACCCTTACTATCCGGATTTTTTCCGAACGGACAAGACGCTGACGAGCATGGCCGACGCCAATGGAGAGCCCAATACGTACCTCGGCTATTTGACCCAACTGAAGGCGCATTACAAGGACATGCCGGTTATGATTACGGAGTTCGGCGTCCCTTCTTCCGTCGGTATCGGGCACTTGGCGAATAAAGGCCGCAATCAAGGTGGGCATGACGAGACCGGGCAAGGTCTCATCAACGCTTCGCTGCTGCAGGATATCGCCGGCGCCGGCATGGCGGGAGGCATCGTCTTCTCGTGGCAGGACGAAT
The window above is part of the Paenibacillus hamazuiensis genome. Proteins encoded here:
- the glmS gene encoding glutamine--fructose-6-phosphate transaminase (isomerizing), producing the protein MCGIVGYIGKRDSQGILLGGLKKLEYRGYDSAGVAIHTKTGLELRKSKGRISELETRLEAQPLSGFAGIGHTRWATHGKPSDANSHPHTDNEMNISVVHNGIIENHLQLKAELEQLGYRFVSETDTEVISHLIAHHYKGDLPEAVRKAVSHLRGAYAIAVLSAHEPDKLIAVRWASPLIIGVGEGENFIGSDIPAILEHTRSVYILNDGEMAVLTRDNVELMTLEGNFIAKQLLRIEWDFVMAEKGGYDTFMLKEIHEQPRAYRDTMRGRLLEGTGISFPGTSLSARQIRGVKHIHIVACGTAYHAALIGKQVIERLTRIPVEVDLASEYRYRMPVIGANTLVIAVSQSGETADTLAAMREAKLAGARVLAITNVIGSSVAREADDILFTHAGPEIAVASTKAYSSQLIAFYMLGLFMARSLNTIDRAALTEMIAMLERLPYQVERLLEDKESIRRIAERISGREHLFFIGRGLDYSLAMEASLKLKEISYIHSEAYAAGELKHGSLALIEEGTPVIALATQELLLEKTASNIKEVKARGAYVIALTLEGNEELEKTADQVIYVPRTYSLFTPSVAVVPLQLLAYYAASIRGHDVDKPRNLAKSVTVE
- a CDS encoding decaprenyl-phosphate phosphoribosyltransferase, producing MSQTKVHVKLDGWGARPVPLRFLALMRPRQWTKNLLVFAALIFSIRQANMAMLGQALAGFVLFCLVSSCVYVLNDFVDRERDRMHPEKKYRPLASGAIHPQTALLFGFVLLACCLLLAFRFQFAFGCVLSVYFAVNVLYSLKLKHVVIIDLIIVASGFVLRAVGGGLVIGVPLTPWFLLCTMLLALFLAIGKRRHELALMQSGSGSHRKVLESYSMEMLNQMSVVVTTATIMSYALFTFTAGHTIHLMWTLIFVLYGLFRYLYLIHMEGKGGRPEKLLLEDKHILLTVVLYGFSVVCILLFL
- a CDS encoding HEAT repeat domain-containing protein, producing MWMEPYDQAASVLNALSITVAGGFCALFVLRARRRADAERIKTSLEKHKNYFAYLSMSLGSTDALLPPPGRLTPADLKAIQIKLLEWMETIGGEYRDQLTDLCRDLGLVELERKRLRSARHGVRLEAAYRLGMMRAAECTGELLQLLEREAGESTAFVVGRAAAKCAETLDDLRRVLLLLTEHHPEAHQLIADIAASSSLDPAPLFTELLAKEDCEAHLIVALTGLSGRNDPEVAGAVLRLIDSGYKEVRIKAAKVYLQVAHPLTPGRIGELIRHPDWEIRAAAVKAVGRLQLDAHIGVLTDCLGDAEWWVRYYSAESLSRLGPAGFEALCEAACGGENAASLDFVRETVQEELSRAKALVPQDTRQTASYDRLFFIYQRKRRGAGVNRAEVQTRGRLAERGPQ
- a CDS encoding response regulator transcription factor, producing MNTANTVLAENSISKRLYARMNNMLQAAGSWTESCGVIAAAAHSVDSGTLQELESRLNLAGENPGVVAAYEADANLLLILLPGQALAYTHFAALSVKALLQEAGLPAGGMAIACFSESAPATEPDLNEFLSLLNGMDQEEIAVYDGPLSSPATPTVVMIDPNADLLEFLNVRLGRQGYDVRPAQDGKEGLRLVESVRPDLVITELTLPALDGYQVIQRIRKSQSRSCKVVVLTDLSVEQHICKCFELGAADVIKKPFSPMELEARLRRLLA
- a CDS encoding glycosyltransferase family 2 protein — encoded protein: MRSLLLSYGIVATYLIIGSGLLYLFILAVSYRKMLSMVKSAANSRFRELAGSEYVTPVSILVPSYNEELTIIGSLQSLMTLEFPVYEIVVINDGSTDRTLEVLIETFDLKPGRLSGFRPLVPSREIRCVYRSPLYPGLVVIDKANGGKADALNAGINVCQYPLVATIDADSLLEKDALIRLVKVYMENPEQHIAVGGNVRIANGSSIEDGRVLSVRMSNNWLPAMQYVEYVKAFLGGRIGWSAINGLLIVSGAFGLFRKDMLVMVGGYEEGCPGEDMNIVMKLHKYMLDRGLPYRILFCPDAVCWTQAPDSLRVLGAQRRRWIRGSLWNVSRFRSMLFIPKYKVIGWLALPYTIVYEILNPFVRLSGLAALAGYVLLDMTQLPILLAFLLVNLLIGMAFTCGSLLIEEAASRSSIRTYDVLKMIALSALMALGYDQINALWKLLGLWDYARRNNAWGNMVRRSWSEEAAHSSGAPGSQTQTTEARAV
- a CDS encoding divergent PAP2 family protein; the encoded protein is MQLQISSGLLYPLLPFIAWLASGTLKYAINTIRHGQEARKLIGNGGFPSTHTAVVSSVAMLTGFDQGWSTPLFGLAVALTFIVMIDAVGIRRAVGESAERINALTLEISAAAETKKLRERQGHTRLEVSGGLALGMLLGFVASRLLV
- a CDS encoding SMR family transporter, which codes for MIHYVWLIVSVALGAAGQVLMKWGVSVSRPAGSGWLTWSAVAACWPVAAGLACYGLSSVFWLFALRRFPLSTAYPMVSLGYIVVMVLGYALFQESLSMQKWFGAAFISFGVLLIARA